The proteins below come from a single Xyrauchen texanus isolate HMW12.3.18 chromosome 1, RBS_HiC_50CHRs, whole genome shotgun sequence genomic window:
- the LOC127645510 gene encoding 40S ribosomal protein S4-like, with protein MKDRDSVSLLHYSGSGKTSPQFPNAAIHPNSPVLGKSQPFCLQSGQHLIASMQLQKLNSHYQNLAVSSTATNGPSRGYATTVLGPGQITTPGAAQATGIIDSDPVDEEVLMSLVVELGLDRANELPELWLGQNEFDFITDARGPKKHLKRVAAPKHWMLDKLTGVFAPRPSTGPHKLRECLPLIIFLRNRLKYALTGDEVKKICMQRFIKIDGKVRTDITYPAGFMDVISIEKTGENFRLIYDVKGRFTVHRITNEEAKYKLCKVKKLIIGTKGIPHLVTHDARTIRYPDPLIKVNDTVRIDLDTGKITDFIKFDTGNLCMVTGGANLGRIGVITNRERHPGSFDVVHVKDSTGNSFATRLSNIFVVGKGNKPWVSLPRGKGIRLTIAEERDKRIAAKQGSS; from the exons ATGAAGGACCGTGACTCTGTTTCACTCCTGCACTACTCTGGTTCAGGCAAGACTAGCCCTCAGTTCCCAAATGCTGCCATCCACCCAAACTCTCCTGTGTTAGGGAAGTCCCAGCCTTTCTGCCTACAGTCTGGCCAGCACCTCATAGCCTCCATGCAGCTCCAGAAACTCAACAGCCACTATCAGAACCTGGCTGTATCCTCTACCGCTACCAATGGACCCAGCCGAGGGTATGCAACCACCGTGCTGGGCCCAGGACAGATTACAACCCCTGGGGCAGCACAGGCAACTGGGATCATCGATTCTGATCCAGTCGATGAAGAAGTTCTGATGTCGCTGGTGGTGGAGCTGGGTTTGGACCGTGCTAATGAGCTTCCAGAGCTATGGCTGGGTCAGAATGAGTTCGATTTCATCACAGAT GCCAGAGGACCAAAGAAGCATCTGAAGCGTGTCGCAGCTCCTAAACATTGGATGCTGGACAAACTCACTGGTGTATTT GCTCCTCGTCCTTCCACCGGTCCCCACAAGTTGAGGGAGTGTTTGCCCCTCATAATCTTCCTGAGGAACCGTCTCAAGTACGCCCTGACTGGAGATGAGGTCAAGAAGATCTGCATGCAGAGGTTCATCAAGATCGATGGCAAGGTCCGCACTGATATCACCTACCCCGCTGGCTTCATGG ATGTGATCAGCATTGAGAAGACTGGAGAGAACTTCAGGCTCATCTATGATGTCAAGGGACGCTTCACTGTTCATCGCATCACAAATGAGGAGGCCAAG TACAAGTTGTGCAAGGTGAAGAAACTCATCATTGGCACAAAGGGAATCCCACATCTGGTGACCCACGATGCACGCACCATCCGTTACCCTGACCCTCTGATCAAGGTCAACGATACTGTCCGTATTGACTTGGACACAGGCAAAATTACAGATTTCATCAAGTTTGACACAG GTAACCTGTGCATGGTGACTGGAGGTGCTAACTTGGGGCGTATTGGGGTGATCACCAATAGAGAGAGGCATCCTGGCTCCTTTGATGTAGTGCACGTTAAAGACAGCACTGGCAACAGCTTTGCCACCAGGCTGtccaacatttttgttgttggcaAG GGCAACAAGCCATGGGTGTCCCTGCCCCGTGGAAAGGGTATCCGCCTGACCATCGCTGAGGAGAGAGACAAGAGAATTGCTGCCAAACAGGGCAGCAGCTAA